In the genome of Methanofastidiosum sp., the window TTGCTCCCAAGATTCCAAGAACCATTACCCCTGTAGAAAGCCAAGATGGCCAGCCAGAGCCCAGTATCAGCCCTTTAGTTGAGTAGAACACTATTAGCGCCGCCATTACTAAAAGCCCAATTATTGCACCATAATCTGTTTTGCCTCTAAAGTCATAGTAACCTTTTCTTGAGTATAGCTCGTCTAGTTTAATATTTTGTTTTTGTATAATCCAGAAATCAGCTATTAATACCCCTGCTACAGGCCCCAAAAATGCTCCGTACCCTAAAAGCCATGTCCAGATATATGCATTTGGATCTGCAAGGAATCTCCATGGCTGCATGATTATCCCTATGATACCAACAAGAATTGTTGTCCTCTCCCAGTTTAGGTATTTTGGAATTGGATGCATGAAATCATTTATCGGTGCAACCATATTTGCAGTGACATTTGTAGTTAAAGTTGCTAGAATGATAAATACTAGCCCAACGAAAATAAAGAAAGCGTTTTCTGTCTTTATCATTAGGGCGACTGGATCCCAGATTGCTTCTCCGTATATCAAGACTGTTGCCGATGTAACTGCAAGTCCAATAAATGAATATGCAGTCATTGTTGTTGGAAGTCCTAATGTCTGACCTATATACTGTACCTTTTGAGTTTTAGCAAATCTTGTGAGGTCTGAGATATTAATTGCTATTGGAGCCCAATAAGCTACCATGGCGGTAAGAAATGCCGGCCAGATTGCCCATGAAGCTGTTGTTGGCTGCCCAAGTATCGGCCCCCAGTCACCTCCGGCTTTAGCAAATGCCCACCAAAGGAGTCCTATTCCTATAAGCAGAAGAATCGGAGCTGATATATCATTAAGCCATTTTATTCCTGGCGCTGATTTACCAGGTGGCGAGTAGTAGCATATGACTACAGTTATTATCCAAGAAATGAAGAAAGATACGACTAAATGTGCTGGAAGATTAAAAAATCCAATTATCCCGGCTATCCCCCCATAACCCTTTGGACTTAATGCGATAAAGATTCCATCTAATGCGAAGGCCATTATCATAGTCTGGATACCAAACCATCCTGCGGCTACAACCCCTCTCAAAAGTGCAGGTATATTTGCACCAAAAATTCCAAAACTACTTCTCAAAAGAACAGGCATTGGTATACCATATTTAGCCCCTGGGAAAGAGTTCAATACTAGAGGTATTAAGATTATTAATTGACCTAATGCGATGGTCCCTATGGATACAACCCAGTTGAATCCTGCTGCAATCATACTTGCGGCTAGCATCCAAGTAGGAACGCAAACGGACATACCTACCCAGATTGCAAAGAATTCATAATATCTCCACGTTCGTTTTTCTAATGGAACAGGTGCTAAATCTTTGTTATAAAGCTGCGAATCCGGCAATTTTTCAGTTAACTCGAATCTACCTTCTACCCCCCTAATAATTCCTTTCTTTGTCATTTTTCACCTCTTTTATTATTCTAAGAACTCTTCAATTTCTTTTACAATGGCCCCTTTGTCAAAATTAGGCATATCGAAACCCGCTCCAATCTCTTTTAGTTTGGGAAGACCTCTCTGTTTTACCCCTTCTTGGATCATTTGAATAAATATACCGGGCTCTTTGACTTGAGGGTAATCAAGATTATCTATCTCCGGTTTTCCCCCCCATCTTGGGTCAGAACCGCTTGATCTAACTCCACATGAAGGGCTGCCGTCAAGTCCTATAAGAACTATTTTGCAGCCATCTTTAGATAGCTCCTCTATTTGATCCAAAATAGGCTCTATGGCGCCTCTAGACACCTTTCGGTACATTGCATTATCGTACTGTTCCCTTACATACCACCATCTTCGCAAACCTGCGTAGACAGTTTCTGGGCATGGAAGTTGGACTATGCCGTAGTTATACTTGTGTAAGATATCTATGAGTTCTTTTATCATATCTGGAAAGAATGCAAATCCATTGACTTTTGCATTTTGATTGAGGAGACAGTGGGCCACTACTGCCACCTTCCTTGCTCTTTGATCTTTTTCTAACATAGTACCAATACTATATTATCTTTACAAATAAATATCTTTTGTGAAAAGAATATGTAAAAATATGTAAAATTATACCAAGAAAAGATCCCTGCCCTTTTGAGTTAGGTCTACAACTTTGTTTCTACCACTAATGGATATATTCAAATAATTTGTTTCGATAATTTGTCTATTCTTTTTTTTATTGTTGGCCTAGTTATGTTAAATTCAACACCTATATCTGAAAAAGAGGGTTTATACCCTGATTTATTCTTACCATATACAAACCTTAGTATCTCTAAAAGGTCCTCAGATAATGTTTTCCCATATCGGAGTTCGATTTCTTTCGTATCTTTTTTTAGATACCTTAATTCTTTTTCATTTACGAGCTGGGGATCAATGGGAACTAGTATTACCAAGTCGTTGAGATACGCCAAATCCCGGATATTCTGAAAGAAATTTAAAGTATTTTTAAAATTATATTTAGCTAGGAGATAATCAATCCTGTCCAACAGGATAACACTTTTTCTAGGCAAATTTAAAATATATTTTTCAATTTTTCGGAGATTAAATAGCTCACCATTATGGCCTTCTTCATGAAACCAGAGATATTTGTAATTACCATTGAAATATTTTTGAAATTCTTTTTCTGTTGCCCTTGAGATCACTACACTCTCATACCCTATTTTTTGAAGGTCCTTAAAGGCTTCGAGCGATATCGTAGGGGTTAATTCTTGAACCGTGTATATATTCCCATCTTCCAGCCTAAACTTCATTAATTGCCTTTTCATCTCGTCTTCGGCTCGTTTTCTTTCAGTTATATCTCTGGCAATGCACAAAATATATGGCCTTTTATCCAGTTCAATTATTCTGCTACTAAGCTCAACGGGAATTCTTTTTCCATTTTTTGTTATATGCGTAGTTTCGTAAAATAAAGACTTGTTTTCAGATATTTTTTGAATTCTCTTTAATATATAATTGTGATATTCAGCGGGTTCTATATCATTTACCCTCATACTCCTAAGTTCACTCTTTGCATACCCTAATCTTTGGGACGCAGTTTCATTTACTTCCAAGAAATTTCCATTATAATCGTGAATAAATATGGCATCATTTGCACTGTCAAAAAGAGTCCTAAATTTCTTTTCCGCGTCTACCAATAATTCTTCAGTTTTCTTTCTTTCTGTGATATCAACACCGACGGAGATGTAAAAAACTATATTTCCATTTTCATCTTTTATGGGTGAGTTACGCCAGAGGATATATTTTATTGAGCCATCTTTACACAACCAAGTATTTTCATGATCCCAATACAGGTCTTCCCCAGATATAATCTTCTCGCTGACACCTTTCATGTAAGGCTTAATATCTGGAGGTATAAACTCAAGCCACTTCTTCCCCAGTACATCCTCATTTGAATACCCAAGTATCTTTTTTCCATAAGTATTGAAACTAGTAATCGTTGTATCATTATCCCATGTAAGAATAATTGCATTTGCAGTTTCTATTATACTTTCTAAAAATTCTTTTTTATGTGAAACTATTTCTTCTTTTTCGGGGATATTTTTATCAGTGGTATCCATCTTATACTTAATAAATAGGTATATATCTTTAATAAGAGTTACGTTAGGAAGACTTACCTAGATTTTTATTGTGGGCCCCTTTTGAATAAAAAGATATATAAATGGGTCAACTATCCTAAGAACATGGAAATAAAAAGTAGTCAGATTATAGGGGCAATTGCAGCTTTGTTCGGATTTATCCTCATTGTTTCTAGCATAGTTAAGTACTCTTTAGATTTTTTGCCTTTAGAACAGGATGGTGTTTTTGCAGTGGGTTTTGTTCTCGTCGTAATTGGCCTTATTATAGCCTCTAAATTACCAGGACAGGATTAGTCTTTAAAAATTTTTTATACTCTTTTAAAACGGTCAATTGAAAAGGTTCTTGTTCTAATTAAAAAAGCATGTGCAACGTTTTCTTATTCTAGTAGTATTCTTCTAAAACTTTTATAACAGCCGAAAAATCTTCTTCCTCATAACCTAACTCTTTTGCTTTAAGATATGTCTGAAGATTTAAATTGGTGAGTGGAATATGCGCCCCAATTTCATTAGCTGTTTCTGTTATTAATTTTAGGTCTTTGATACCATTTTTTATGGCGCCTTGTAATGGGAATTCCCCGGTAAGGTAGTTTTTATATTTCATCCTATATAGATCATTTGAGACTTGACCTGAAAATATTATTTCAAAAAGATTATTCAGATCAATGCCCCCTTTCTTTGCAAAGGTTATCATTTCAGAAAATCCTTCCATCATGTGCAGTATCAATAAGTTTACCGATAGTTTTATCATAGACGCTTTTGGTATCTCGCCACAGTAAGTTATCTTATCCCCCATAGTTTCAAATAAAGGATTAAGATTTTCTATAATCGCTGAATCCCCACTAGTTAATATAATTAGTTTCCCATCCTCCGCCGGTTTTTTCGATCCAGAAACAGGTGCGTCAATATATTTTGCACCGTATTTACTCAATTGCTCTTTTATTTTAATTGAGAAAGAAGGAGATATAGTCCCCATATTAATAATTGTTTTACCGTTAAGAATTGTTTGATCTTTTATATTGTCTATAAAGGTTGACTCTATGACATCAGGAGTTGTCAACATAAATATTATTGTGTCGGCCCATTCGACTAATTCTTGAACCGAATCGGCAACTAAAGCGCCGTTGGCCCTTAGATCCAATAATTTCTCCTTTGTACGATTATAGCACATGAGCTTATACCCAGATCTTAAAATATTTAAGGCCATTGGCTTTCCCATGACTCCAATTCCAATAAAACCAATTTTCATCTTATCGCCTATGGATTTATTGGATTCTTTAGTTTATATTAATTAGGTATTGTCTTAAGTACAACATATAATTTTATAAAAGACGTTGCCTGTTTTCATTTGTGATTCTAATGAAGGTACATATC includes:
- a CDS encoding PAS domain S-box protein; translated protein: MDTTDKNIPEKEEIVSHKKEFLESIIETANAIILTWDNDTTITSFNTYGKKILGYSNEDVLGKKWLEFIPPDIKPYMKGVSEKIISGEDLYWDHENTWLCKDGSIKYILWRNSPIKDENGNIVFYISVGVDITERKKTEELLVDAEKKFRTLFDSANDAIFIHDYNGNFLEVNETASQRLGYAKSELRSMRVNDIEPAEYHNYILKRIQKISENKSLFYETTHITKNGKRIPVELSSRIIELDKRPYILCIARDITERKRAEDEMKRQLMKFRLEDGNIYTVQELTPTISLEAFKDLQKIGYESVVISRATEKEFQKYFNGNYKYLWFHEEGHNGELFNLRKIEKYILNLPRKSVILLDRIDYLLAKYNFKNTLNFFQNIRDLAYLNDLVILVPIDPQLVNEKELRYLKKDTKEIELRYGKTLSEDLLEILRFVYGKNKSGYKPSFSDIGVEFNITRPTIKKRIDKLSKQII
- a CDS encoding cytosine permease encodes the protein MTKKGIIRGVEGRFELTEKLPDSQLYNKDLAPVPLEKRTWRYYEFFAIWVGMSVCVPTWMLAASMIAAGFNWVVSIGTIALGQLIILIPLVLNSFPGAKYGIPMPVLLRSSFGIFGANIPALLRGVVAAGWFGIQTMIMAFALDGIFIALSPKGYGGIAGIIGFFNLPAHLVVSFFISWIITVVICYYSPPGKSAPGIKWLNDISAPILLLIGIGLLWWAFAKAGGDWGPILGQPTTASWAIWPAFLTAMVAYWAPIAINISDLTRFAKTQKVQYIGQTLGLPTTMTAYSFIGLAVTSATVLIYGEAIWDPVALMIKTENAFFIFVGLVFIILATLTTNVTANMVAPINDFMHPIPKYLNWERTTILVGIIGIIMQPWRFLADPNAYIWTWLLGYGAFLGPVAGVLIADFWIIQKQNIKLDELYSRKGYYDFRGKTDYGAIIGLLVMAALIVFYSTKGLILGSGWPSWLSTGVMVLGILGAIYLDIANKKGINMCGALSLYLGIVIAVGSQLLIPGLGMYTWFTGIIVAFLSYYLIHTYWYGKKFPPLTK
- a CDS encoding NAD(P)-dependent oxidoreductase; this encodes MKIGFIGIGVMGKPMALNILRSGYKLMCYNRTKEKLLDLRANGALVADSVQELVEWADTIIFMLTTPDVIESTFIDNIKDQTILNGKTIINMGTISPSFSIKIKEQLSKYGAKYIDAPVSGSKKPAEDGKLIILTSGDSAIIENLNPLFETMGDKITYCGEIPKASMIKLSVNLLILHMMEGFSEMITFAKKGGIDLNNLFEIIFSGQVSNDLYRMKYKNYLTGEFPLQGAIKNGIKDLKLITETANEIGAHIPLTNLNLQTYLKAKELGYEEEDFSAVIKVLEEYY